A single Acidobacteriota bacterium DNA region contains:
- a CDS encoding OmpA family protein, whose protein sequence is MLRKLLKTLIVLPVLAISPSFALENSVDLHSVSFPERLTVSLPIAAIPGAPQARLSADVNYRKGQASIDLTYSAMKPAILYGGDVTCYVVWAITRDGTTENLGELLTRKMSGRLSFKTGQKSFGLLVTAESYYLVNRPSQLVVFRSLKPTGEPHVVTPFTFDKLEPAPRHGMDNIEGIRWDSRVPLELLQARKAFELATRMEAGIHAGDIHAEAGVAMDEANKIAQSAPKSRELLDSARRAVALSNQALNISARRVEALEIERQIAERRAETAALEQRAAEAEQSTIQAQELAQLAKQAADTARLEAEQVRLERERMATETTALRTEKATLESSMSALRQETLTLQTESSRLERERTAFEQESLRLRDEKARIEREKAELESTFARVQMEKNQLAGRLESALSHVADTTDSARGYVVNLPDILFDVNEATLKVDAQLVLSKLAGILLIMPEQKVEVEGHTDSTGGAEYNLDLSQRRANSVLSLLRSQGLEADRLQAVGFGMQQPVADNDTAAGRSKNRRVEIVISSSGS, encoded by the coding sequence ATGCTACGGAAACTGCTGAAAACACTGATCGTTCTGCCGGTTCTGGCGATAAGCCCGAGCTTCGCTCTAGAGAACTCCGTCGACCTCCACAGCGTCAGCTTTCCCGAGCGTCTGACGGTGTCGCTCCCCATTGCAGCCATCCCCGGTGCGCCCCAGGCGCGTCTGTCGGCGGATGTGAACTATCGCAAGGGGCAGGCCAGCATCGACCTGACCTACTCCGCGATGAAACCGGCCATCCTCTATGGCGGCGACGTCACCTGTTACGTGGTCTGGGCCATCACCCGCGACGGCACCACCGAGAATCTCGGCGAGCTTCTGACCCGCAAGATGAGTGGTCGGCTGAGCTTCAAGACCGGGCAGAAGAGTTTTGGCCTATTGGTCACCGCCGAGTCCTACTATCTGGTGAATCGACCGTCGCAACTCGTCGTGTTTCGCAGCCTGAAGCCGACGGGTGAACCCCACGTGGTCACGCCGTTTACGTTTGACAAACTCGAGCCTGCACCACGGCACGGGATGGACAACATCGAAGGCATCCGCTGGGACTCCCGGGTACCCCTTGAATTGCTCCAGGCGCGTAAGGCGTTTGAACTCGCGACACGCATGGAAGCTGGAATTCACGCCGGCGACATCCACGCCGAGGCCGGCGTCGCCATGGACGAGGCCAACAAGATCGCCCAGAGCGCTCCGAAGAGCCGAGAGCTCCTGGACTCCGCCCGACGGGCCGTGGCGCTTAGCAACCAGGCGCTCAACATCTCCGCCCGTCGCGTCGAAGCGCTCGAGATCGAGCGACAGATCGCCGAGCGTCGAGCGGAAACCGCTGCGCTGGAGCAACGGGCGGCGGAGGCCGAACAGTCGACGATCCAGGCGCAGGAACTTGCGCAACTGGCCAAGCAAGCGGCCGATACGGCTCGACTGGAAGCCGAGCAGGTACGCCTGGAACGCGAGCGAATGGCGACGGAGACGACCGCGCTGCGCACCGAGAAGGCGACGCTTGAAAGCAGCATGAGCGCGCTACGACAGGAGACGCTCACGTTGCAGACCGAGTCCTCTCGCCTCGAACGGGAACGCACGGCGTTCGAGCAGGAGTCCCTGCGCCTTCGTGACGAGAAGGCCCGTATCGAACGAGAAAAAGCCGAACTGGAATCCACGTTTGCCCGCGTCCAGATGGAAAAGAACCAGCTGGCGGGTCGTCTGGAGAGCGCCCTTTCCCACGTGGCGGACACGACGGACTCGGCGCGAGGCTACGTCGTCAACCTCCCGGACATCCTCTTCGACGTCAACGAGGCGACGCTCAAGGTCGATGCCCAGCTCGTGCTGTCTAAACTGGCAGGCATCCTCTTGATCATGCCGGAGCAGAAGGTCGAGGTGGAAGGCCACACCGACTCGACGGGTGGTGCGGAGTACAACCTCGACCTATCCCAACGCCGCGCCAATTCAGTCCTGTCGTTGCTTCGAAGTCAGGGGCTGGAGGCCGATCGGTTACAGGCCGTCGGCTTCGGCATGCAACAACCGGTCGCCGACAACGACACGGCGGCGGGTCGAAGCAAGAACCGTCGGGTCGAGATCGTGATCAGTTCGTCTGGGTCGTGA